A region from the Scylla paramamosain isolate STU-SP2022 unplaced genomic scaffold, ASM3559412v1 Contig2, whole genome shotgun sequence genome encodes:
- the LOC135095954 gene encoding zinc finger protein 433-like has protein sequence MALSETWVQFVMAATLPCSTDQASIQAAALPGTDGCLTSPRVPGGLDAACAGGSGAAVEVVRPGSSMSGRRRRQQQQQQQQPASGVGRHRRGGKNHQETGSSVHRGESKFECQQCDKTFVSRQGLKYHTLTHSGVRNYECGVVATKADLGAKRAACSAKLKLKMSTRHVV, from the exons ATGGCTCTTTCTGAGACGTGGGTACAGTTTGTAATGGCTGCCACTCTTCCCTGCTCCACAGACCAGGCCAGCATCCAGGCCGCCGCCCTGCCTGGCACTGACGGCTGTTTGACCTCCCCGAGGGTCCCTGGAGGACTGGACGCGGCGTGTGCTGGCGGGAGTGGTGCTGCGGTGGAGGTCGTGAGGCCAGGCAGCAGCATGAGTggccggcggcggcggcaacagcagcagcagcagcagcagccagcctcaggtgtggggaggcACAGGCGTGGTGGCAAGAATCACCAGGAGACAGGCAGCTCTGtccacagaggagagagcaagtttgagtgccagcagtgtgacaaAACTTTCGTATCCAGACAAGGCCTTAAgtaccacaccctgacacacagtggtgttagaaattatgagtgtg GAGTTGTCGCTACAAAGGCTGACTTAGGAGCAAAGCGAGCCGCCTGTAGCGCCAAGCTCAAGCTCAAGATGTCAACACGACACGTGGTATGA
- the LOC135095955 gene encoding uncharacterized protein LOC135095955, whose product MTGPLGAGSGCCPDCCGVYYCCHDHLREDREQHRQWCELYKLCSCCNQQAKNREAITLPTALDQEYRPLAPTMEEHILSLASRLRPVAVAGASESLTFPLTALYVLQQVWPGLATAPVLTLHVVGAEDGREPRVAAPWEYLMHRLPVLARLHVLLVGPGLGGPQGCHRAALCQQCRDKVRQLVVECRRALYHNLAQATAAATPPPTLRLAFNCGFHEWEGDEGDTWPDSLPLMADDAAPLAFTSFNHSEAQKDLAALRRAKPEVQVSLARPNPYRSTRPLRDWTREDGAHMYYTNQYLTVLQAGQAGQRAAQDTGEEGEQEEAREEGKQGEVREGGQMGEQHTLPDTT is encoded by the coding sequence ATGACGGGGCCGCTGGGGGCAGGGTCCGGCTGCTGCCCGGACTGTTGTGGCGTGTACTACTGCTGCCACGACCACCTTCGGGAGGACCGGGAGCAGCACCGGCAGTGGTGTGAGCTGTACAAGCTGTGCTCCTGCTGCAACCAGCAGGCCAAGAACAGGGAGGCCATCACACTGCCCACCGCCCTGGACCAGGAGTACCGCCCCCTGGCCCCCACCATGGAGGAGCACATCCTCTCCCTGGCCAGCAGGCTGCGGCCCGTGGCTGTCGCTGGGGCCTCAGAGAGCCTCACCTTCCCCCTCACAGCCCTCTACGTGCTgcagcaggtgtggccaggcctggccacgGCACCCGTCCTTACCCTGCATGTGGTGGGGGCGGAGGATGGCCGGGAGCCCCGTGTGGCCGCCCCCTGGGAGTACTTGATGCACCGCCTGCCAGTCCTGGCCCGCCTGCATGTGTTGCTGGTGGGGCCAGGGCTGGGCGGGCCACAGGGGTGCCACAGGGCCGCGCTGTGCCAGCAGTGCAGGGACAAGGTCCGGCAGCTGGTGGTGGAGTGCCGTCGTGCCCTGTACCACAACCTGGCCCAGGCCACTGCGGcagccacccccccccccaccctgcGCTTGGCCTTCAACTGTGGCTTCCACGAGTGGGAGGGGGACGAGGGGGACACCTGGCCAGACTCCTTACCCCTCATGGCCGACGATGCTGCGCCCCttgccttcacctccttcaaCCACTCAGAGGCACAGAAGGACCTGGCTGCCCTCAGGAGGGCCAAGCCAGAGGTGCAGGTGTCCCTGGCGCGCCCCAACCCCTACCGCAGCACCCGCCCGCTGCGGGACTGGACACGGGAGGATGGCGCCCACATGTACTACACCAACCAGTACCTCACTGTGCTGCAGGCCGGCCAGGCAGGGCAGCGGGCAGCACAGGAcacaggggaggaaggagagcaggaggaggcaagagaggaagggaagcagggtgaggtaagagaaggaggacagaTGGGAGAGCAGCACACCCTGCCAGACACCACCTAG